Proteins encoded by one window of Cylindrospermum stagnale PCC 7417:
- the fabI gene encoding enoyl-ACP reductase FabI, which produces MLNLSGKNALVTGIANNRSIAWGIAQQLHKAGANLGITYLPDERGKMEKKVAELVEPLTPSLFLPCNVQNDEQIQSTFETIRDKWGRIDILIHCLAFANKDDLSGDFSQTSRSGFNTALEISTYSLVQLSGAAKPLMTEGGSIITLTYLGGVKVIPNYNLMGVAKAGLEASVRYLAAELGPQNIRVNAISAGPIRTLASSAVGGILDMIHHVEQVAPLRRTVTQQEVGNTAAFLSSDLSSGITGQVLYVDAGYEIMGM; this is translated from the coding sequence ATGCTTAATCTGTCCGGAAAAAACGCCCTTGTTACAGGTATTGCCAATAACCGCTCGATCGCCTGGGGGATCGCCCAACAATTGCACAAAGCAGGAGCTAACCTAGGCATTACCTACTTGCCAGATGAACGAGGCAAGATGGAGAAAAAAGTTGCAGAATTGGTAGAACCCCTGACCCCTAGCTTATTTCTTCCCTGCAATGTCCAAAACGATGAACAGATTCAATCTACCTTTGAGACTATCCGCGATAAATGGGGCAGAATAGACATCCTGATCCATTGTCTGGCCTTTGCTAACAAAGACGATTTGAGTGGAGATTTTAGCCAAACCTCTCGTTCTGGCTTCAACACAGCGCTAGAAATCAGCACCTACTCACTGGTGCAGTTAAGTGGTGCGGCTAAACCGCTGATGACAGAGGGAGGTAGTATTATTACCCTCACCTATTTAGGCGGCGTGAAGGTGATTCCTAACTATAATCTTATGGGCGTAGCCAAAGCAGGATTGGAAGCTAGTGTGCGTTATTTGGCCGCTGAACTAGGACCGCAAAATATTCGGGTGAATGCCATCTCCGCCGGGCCCATCCGCACTTTGGCATCTTCAGCGGTAGGTGGGATATTGGATATGATTCATCATGTAGAGCAAGTGGCCCCCCTCCGGCGCACTGTAACTCAGCAAGAAGTTGGTAATACTGCGGCTTTCTTGTCTAGTGATTTGTCTAGCGGAATTACTGGGCAAGTCCTGTATGTAGATGCTGGATATGAAATTATGGGTATGTAA
- the ntcA gene encoding global nitrogen regulator NtcA: protein MIVTQDKALANVFRQMATGAFPPVVETFERNKTIFFPGDPAERVYFLLKGAVKLSRVYEAGEEITVALLRENSVFGVLSLLTGNKSDRFYHAVAFTPVELLSAPIEQVEQALKENPELSMLMLRGLSSRILQTEMMIETLAHRDMGSRLVSFLLILCRDFGVPCADGITIDLKLSHQAIAEAIGSTRVTVTRLLGDLREKKMISIHKKKITVHKPVTLSRQFT, encoded by the coding sequence ATGATCGTGACACAAGATAAAGCCCTAGCAAATGTTTTTCGTCAGATGGCGACCGGAGCGTTTCCGCCGGTTGTGGAAACTTTTGAACGCAATAAAACGATCTTTTTTCCCGGCGATCCTGCCGAACGAGTTTATTTTCTTCTCAAGGGTGCTGTGAAACTTTCCAGGGTGTACGAGGCAGGAGAAGAAATAACGGTAGCACTGCTGCGGGAAAATAGTGTTTTTGGTGTGTTATCACTGCTGACGGGAAATAAGTCAGATAGGTTTTACCATGCGGTGGCTTTTACGCCTGTAGAATTGCTGTCAGCGCCAATTGAACAAGTGGAGCAAGCACTCAAGGAAAATCCCGAATTATCAATGTTAATGCTGCGGGGCCTATCTTCGCGGATTTTACAAACAGAGATGATGATTGAAACCCTTGCTCACCGAGATATGGGTTCCAGATTGGTGAGTTTTCTGTTAATTCTCTGTCGGGATTTTGGCGTTCCTTGTGCTGATGGGATCACAATTGACCTAAAGCTATCTCATCAGGCGATCGCCGAAGCAATTGGTTCTACTCGCGTGACTGTCACCAGGTTACTTGGGGATTTGCGTGAAAAGAAGATGATTTCAATCCACAAAAAGAAGATTACTGTGCATAAACCTGTTACTTTAAGTAGGCAATTCACTTAA
- a CDS encoding DUF3084 domain-containing protein translates to MTTGYILIAAILILGGVIATVGDRIGTRVGKARLSLFKLRPKNTAVLITIFTGGLISASTLAILFTADEGLRKGVFELEDIQKDLRQKRELLKTAETQKSQVESQLNQARKEQAQAQQDLQKINQSLQAANAKQQATEAQLNRTISRQAQTQAQLQRTQSHLGQVVIRYQQAIAELQSVYDQRKALQAAVEQLKTERQRLYAEAKKAIDEAKTAIAKRDRELANRQETIQQRDRKIAQLDQLIQNRNLEITEREQVIAKRESRLKELEKQQESLEQEVARLEKYYQSYRDLRLGKLAIIRGQVLAAAVVRVDKAPAARQAVIKLLQEADRNANLELTEPGTNPSNVEILYVTQDRIEQLIKQIDDGREYVVRIFSAGNYVRGEKQIEFFADTARNQRVFSAGELLATTTADPKTMTSYQLRQRLDLLISASQFRARNAGIVENVQIEGTFLRFVSQLRLYGQPLEIKAIAAEDTFTAGPLRVRLIAIINGQIIFST, encoded by the coding sequence ATGACCACCGGGTACATCCTCATCGCAGCAATTTTAATTTTGGGAGGCGTGATCGCCACCGTGGGCGATCGCATTGGCACACGAGTTGGCAAAGCACGCCTCTCACTATTCAAGCTGCGTCCCAAAAACACGGCTGTACTGATAACTATTTTTACTGGTGGGTTGATTTCTGCATCAACTCTAGCAATTTTATTTACTGCTGACGAAGGATTACGCAAGGGAGTCTTTGAGTTAGAAGATATTCAAAAAGACCTGAGGCAGAAGCGGGAACTGCTAAAAACCGCAGAAACCCAGAAAAGCCAGGTAGAAAGTCAACTAAACCAAGCCAGGAAAGAACAAGCTCAGGCACAGCAAGATTTACAGAAAATTAATCAGTCGTTGCAGGCGGCAAATGCCAAGCAACAAGCAACCGAAGCCCAACTCAACCGCACCATCAGCCGACAAGCTCAAACTCAAGCTCAACTCCAACGCACCCAAAGCCATCTGGGTCAAGTGGTAATTCGCTATCAACAAGCGATCGCCGAACTGCAAAGCGTTTACGATCAGCGAAAGGCACTACAGGCGGCAGTTGAACAACTAAAGACAGAACGCCAACGACTGTACGCCGAAGCAAAAAAAGCGATTGACGAAGCTAAAACAGCGATCGCCAAACGCGATCGCGAACTTGCTAACCGTCAAGAAACCATTCAACAACGCGATCGCAAAATTGCTCAACTAGATCAACTAATTCAAAATCGCAATCTAGAAATTACAGAACGAGAGCAAGTGATTGCCAAACGGGAATCTCGCCTCAAAGAACTGGAAAAACAACAGGAATCTCTAGAACAGGAAGTGGCAAGGCTGGAAAAATATTACCAGTCTTACCGCGACCTGCGTCTGGGCAAGTTGGCGATAATTCGCGGTCAAGTTCTAGCTGCTGCTGTTGTTCGCGTTGACAAAGCCCCCGCTGCCCGTCAAGCGGTGATCAAACTTTTACAGGAAGCCGACCGAAATGCCAATCTCGAATTAACTGAACCGGGGACAAATCCCTCAAATGTAGAGATCCTCTACGTTACCCAAGATAGAATTGAGCAACTGATCAAGCAAATTGATGATGGTCGAGAATACGTCGTGCGAATTTTCTCCGCAGGCAATTATGTCAGGGGAGAAAAACAAATCGAATTTTTTGCCGATACAGCAAGAAATCAACGGGTCTTTTCAGCAGGTGAATTACTAGCCACAACCACCGCCGATCCGAAAACGATGACATCTTATCAGCTGCGGCAGCGACTGGATCTGCTAATTTCCGCTTCGCAATTTCGCGCCCGAAATGCCGGCATTGTCGAAAATGTGCAAATAGAAGGTACTTTCCTGCGCTTTGTTTCCCAACTGAGGTTGTATGGTCAGCCATTGGAGATCAAAGCGATCGCCGCAGAGGACACCTTTACCGCCGGGCCACTAAGAGTGAGACTAATCGCAATCATCAACGGACAAATTATTTTTAGCACCTAA
- the ruvX gene encoding Holliday junction resolvase RuvX — MTYREFSPTQPVILGFDPGKDKCGIAVMGLDRQLYYHEVVMASDAIANIETLRQKYPISLLVMGNQTTAKQWKQQLQQQLAEPLNIILVDERYSTLEARDRYWQMYPPQGLTKLLPKGLRQPPRPIDDIVAILLIERYLNRLTESVNN; from the coding sequence ATGACTTACCGTGAATTTTCACCAACACAACCAGTTATTTTAGGCTTTGATCCAGGTAAAGATAAGTGTGGTATTGCGGTGATGGGACTGGATCGGCAGCTATATTATCATGAGGTGGTGATGGCATCAGATGCGATCGCCAATATTGAGACACTACGCCAAAAATATCCCATTTCCTTGTTGGTGATGGGTAACCAAACTACAGCCAAGCAGTGGAAACAGCAACTGCAACAGCAATTAGCAGAGCCGCTGAATATTATTTTAGTGGATGAACGCTATAGCACCTTAGAAGCACGCGATCGCTATTGGCAGATGTACCCACCGCAAGGACTAACAAAGCTATTACCAAAGGGTTTGCGGCAGCCACCAAGGCCGATAGATGACATTGTCGCTATCCTTTTGATCGAAAGATACTTAAATCGCCTCACCGAATCAGTTAACAACTAA
- a CDS encoding DUF3146 family protein, with the protein MSAKRLPETIAHVRITRQSWQHGFLEGEVSAGSFEWHFQWHFRRGELSVKPSQGRALIKEPLGRFLEQQDYQLEPGGDYAFTIRAEL; encoded by the coding sequence GTGAGTGCCAAGCGTCTGCCAGAAACCATTGCCCATGTCAGAATTACTCGCCAATCTTGGCAACACGGCTTTCTTGAAGGTGAAGTGAGCGCGGGTAGCTTTGAGTGGCATTTCCAGTGGCATTTTCGTCGGGGAGAACTTTCTGTGAAGCCTTCCCAAGGTCGTGCATTAATTAAAGAACCCCTCGGCCGCTTTTTGGAACAACAAGATTACCAGCTAGAGCCGGGAGGAGATTATGCTTTTACTATTCGGGCTGAGTTATAA
- a CDS encoding RNA polymerase sigma factor, with amino-acid sequence MISRQLSACYYQEILRDSYYCHKLEQIARKYTRGTSLSWEDAVQAVHLKLFQTIQAGKFQLRDVEQFYHWAFTVAKCEVIDFVRKEKLRNCQSLDCAIPETDIVLLDTIPDEYNALDAAERADLIIKAVEAIHQLDQKYPHQKYLKLWQGKIEGKTQTHIAAELGVSQSKVCKRWQELVERIAEALGLLEFENVKQKQQAIGKQKATQQYSRNQW; translated from the coding sequence ATGATATCAAGACAGCTATCAGCGTGTTATTACCAGGAAATTCTCCGCGACTCGTACTATTGCCACAAACTAGAGCAGATTGCTCGTAAATACACTAGGGGCACAAGCTTATCTTGGGAAGATGCTGTTCAGGCAGTTCATTTAAAACTTTTCCAGACTATTCAAGCTGGAAAATTTCAGTTAAGGGACGTGGAACAGTTTTATCACTGGGCTTTTACAGTCGCTAAATGTGAAGTCATTGATTTTGTTCGCAAAGAAAAACTACGAAACTGTCAAAGTTTAGATTGCGCTATTCCTGAGACGGATATAGTTCTGCTAGATACGATTCCTGATGAATATAATGCTTTAGACGCAGCAGAGCGTGCAGATTTAATTATAAAAGCGGTAGAAGCGATTCACCAACTTGATCAAAAATATCCTCATCAAAAATATCTCAAGCTGTGGCAAGGGAAGATTGAAGGAAAAACACAAACGCATATTGCAGCTGAACTAGGAGTTAGCCAAAGTAAAGTCTGCAAGCGGTGGCAGGAACTTGTAGAACGAATTGCTGAGGCATTAGGATTACTCGAATTTGAAAACGTTAAGCAAAAACAGCAAGCAATTGGCAAGCAGAAAGCAACACAACAGTACTCAAGAAATCAATGGTAA
- a CDS encoding albusnodin/ikarugamycin family macrolactam cyclase — protein MKHWFCGFVIQDDCLLTNLPKPSNGKLLWEDTNYLWLCGDWKKRQVIKFSESLVKLAIIGSCLASYETVVKLFKKAVRESEYSQLMRLPGIYNLIVQDNADTYVFVDSAGVKTAFYAVHNSVITYSSLAIALQQLLKTEVDQSWLATFLSGSGTLSLVQKRTPFCGVQPIPPGHYLHISSGKLACKRYWYKPQEYKSFSDAAEYLHEQLLTAVEGRVNLYGNISSDLSGGFDSTTLALIASKALANQSKQLVTITEKTLSAIQSSDVKYAQQAASLYPNINPVMVEDFNLPSEYSGLESVPLIDIPDPVVLDMARIIYKMEIVKLSGSQLHINGEGGDAVLSSSCSYCVDLLKQAKIIGFLQHILGWSRLATCSPLPLIMSSINLNFSSYQQWLMQKIKNKTLLVTTSNNLTNLEETITWDSLPKSTSWYTNKLVDLVLEELYKWALIATPFADNPGEHQAIAIIQGMGSSIKAEQQVADIYDVNLESPFLDSSVIDACLSAKPEERTSPFAYKPLLIKAFQQDLPQSIFKRNTKGEYTADELIGFRENRHIIKEILNTSLLADMGLVDIKKLQTAMQYFSIRLSDNMSFFNTTLSLEIWLRRLAQNNYSFWSKEDF, from the coding sequence ATGAAACATTGGTTTTGTGGTTTTGTAATCCAGGATGATTGTCTTCTAACAAACCTTCCCAAACCATCTAATGGAAAGTTACTTTGGGAAGATACTAATTACTTGTGGCTCTGTGGAGATTGGAAAAAAAGGCAGGTAATAAAATTTTCTGAATCCTTGGTTAAACTAGCCATAATTGGTAGTTGTCTTGCATCATATGAAACTGTGGTTAAGTTATTTAAGAAAGCCGTCAGAGAAAGTGAGTATAGCCAACTCATGAGACTGCCAGGCATATATAATTTAATTGTTCAAGATAATGCTGATACATATGTATTTGTCGATTCTGCTGGTGTAAAAACTGCATTTTATGCAGTTCATAATTCTGTCATCACTTACTCTTCATTAGCAATAGCCCTACAACAACTGCTGAAAACTGAAGTAGATCAGTCTTGGCTTGCTACTTTTTTATCAGGTTCGGGGACACTAAGTCTAGTACAAAAACGTACTCCCTTCTGCGGTGTGCAGCCTATTCCCCCCGGTCACTATTTACATATTTCATCAGGAAAACTGGCATGTAAGCGCTATTGGTATAAACCGCAGGAATATAAGAGTTTCTCTGATGCGGCTGAATATCTGCATGAACAGTTGCTAACTGCTGTCGAGGGAAGAGTCAACTTATACGGCAATATATCTAGCGATTTGAGCGGTGGTTTTGACTCTACGACTCTGGCTTTAATAGCCTCCAAAGCTTTAGCAAATCAGAGTAAACAATTGGTTACAATAACCGAGAAAACTTTGAGTGCCATTCAATCATCGGACGTCAAATATGCCCAGCAAGCAGCTAGTCTTTATCCAAATATTAATCCTGTAATGGTTGAGGATTTTAATCTTCCTAGTGAATATAGTGGTTTGGAATCAGTTCCTTTAATAGATATACCAGATCCAGTAGTTCTTGATATGGCAAGAATTATTTATAAAATGGAAATTGTCAAATTAAGCGGCTCTCAATTACATATTAATGGAGAAGGTGGAGATGCAGTACTTTCATCGAGTTGTTCTTATTGCGTGGATCTATTAAAGCAAGCAAAAATTATAGGATTTTTGCAGCACATTTTAGGATGGTCAAGATTAGCAACTTGTTCACCACTCCCATTGATAATGAGTTCTATAAACCTAAATTTTAGTTCTTATCAGCAGTGGCTAATGCAGAAAATTAAAAACAAAACTTTACTAGTTACAACATCTAATAATCTAACTAATCTTGAGGAAACTATCACTTGGGATTCTCTTCCTAAGTCTACTAGTTGGTATACCAATAAGTTAGTAGATTTAGTTTTGGAAGAACTATACAAGTGGGCACTAATAGCGACACCTTTTGCTGATAATCCTGGTGAACATCAAGCTATAGCTATTATTCAAGGGATGGGGTCTAGTATTAAAGCTGAACAGCAGGTAGCCGATATTTATGATGTCAATTTAGAATCTCCTTTTCTTGATTCTTCGGTAATTGATGCCTGTCTGTCTGCAAAACCAGAAGAGCGGACAAGTCCATTTGCCTACAAACCACTTTTAATCAAAGCATTTCAGCAGGATTTACCGCAGAGTATCTTTAAACGTAATACTAAAGGGGAATATACAGCAGATGAGTTAATTGGTTTTCGAGAAAACCGACATATAATCAAAGAAATTTTAAATACCTCTCTTTTAGCTGATATGGGACTAGTAGACATAAAAAAATTACAAACTGCCATGCAATATTTTAGTATACGATTGTCTGATAATATGTCATTTTTCAATACTACACTATCACTTGAAATTTGGTTACGTCGATTGGCGCAAAACAATTATAGTTTTTGGTCGAAAGAGGATTTCTAA
- a CDS encoding PqqD family protein has protein sequence MKEVSIPHHIYTSFFEESAVLLDAKKNIYYALNDSAADFWKLLVKSDSVEETLKEISDLYECSSTVVLKDMEALVDRLLKAGLLEIKRSNL, from the coding sequence ATGAAAGAAGTTTCTATTCCACATCACATTTACACAAGTTTTTTTGAAGAAAGTGCAGTCTTATTAGATGCCAAAAAAAATATTTATTATGCTTTGAATGATAGTGCGGCTGATTTTTGGAAGTTATTAGTAAAATCTGACTCCGTTGAAGAGACGCTGAAAGAAATTTCAGATTTATATGAATGTTCTTCTACTGTTGTTTTAAAAGATATGGAGGCTCTAGTAGACCGTCTTCTAAAAGCTGGACTGCTAGAAATAAAAAGAAGTAATCTATGA
- a CDS encoding lasso peptide biosynthesis B2 protein — translation MQSAVFTGKTQFLILNRERDIMDDRMSLTPIDINLKWSERLTGLFVVIVAYIAIRCLSIFRISKILSVLKRYCLREITYEEAEIVWAAVRKSNFLLLGRLACLEFSLAFVLFALTKGLSSTWCVGVSNEPVQAHAWVEISDTPFREVDNFEYHFRKLIAV, via the coding sequence GTGCAAAGTGCTGTATTTACAGGAAAAACTCAGTTTTTGATTTTAAACAGGGAGAGAGATATTATGGATGATAGAATGTCGTTAACTCCTATTGACATAAATTTAAAATGGAGTGAGCGCTTAACAGGTCTATTTGTTGTCATAGTTGCATACATAGCTATACGTTGTTTGAGTATTTTTAGAATTAGTAAAATTCTTAGCGTACTCAAGAGATACTGCTTGCGTGAAATCACATATGAGGAGGCAGAGATTGTATGGGCAGCAGTACGTAAGTCGAATTTTTTGCTATTAGGAAGACTAGCATGTCTAGAATTTTCTTTGGCTTTTGTGCTCTTTGCACTAACTAAAGGTCTGTCATCAACCTGGTGTGTAGGTGTATCTAATGAACCAGTTCAAGCCCATGCATGGGTAGAAATTAGTGATACACCCTTTCGTGAAGTGGATAATTTTGAATATCACTTTAGAAAATTGATTGCCGTTTAA
- a CDS encoding ABC transporter ATP-binding protein has translation MIGFQEWLDSLRKSTKVLFRALTLLWKAAPRETIFLAAAILLQGLVPALSIWISKLVVDTVAAALTQGENLGQLSIGILVIGWVGAFLLDFLLNPWVQAVQGNINDKLTAHISLRLMHKADTFADLSRFEDPEFYNELQILQKEVSYQPLNLLQNLAGGGQSFITLVAMIVLLVPLGFWIPLVIAIAAIPQIVVSFQYETKIWLTLFENSPQARRMQYCTSVMLTDAYAKEVRLFKTGSFFIGIYLQAFQSLHRSMRHLRQKQALWTTGLALISTLGNGFAFFWVVQQAFRRQVSPGSVLLFVESLAALQRNLEEFVKASLELYETLLYMQQFFNFLDTELSMPLCIPGRPVPDMIHSGITFDKVHFRYPDNRLALIDISFTLYPHQTVAIVGENGAGKSTLVKLLTRLYDPTEGAILIDGVDLRELNLDDWRQQIAVVFQDFGRYAITLGENVALGDLKALEHPELLRHAIEKAGMLELVEKFSTQENTPLGKQFGGTELSGGEWQKLALSRAFVRTQAQLLILDEPTAALDPRSEYEVYHRFVELAKGKTTLLITHRLASVRMADRILVLKAGRLIEQGTHQELLQREGEYATLWNMQAKNYNF, from the coding sequence ATGATTGGCTTTCAAGAATGGCTTGATTCTCTACGTAAATCCACAAAAGTTTTATTTCGGGCTTTAACATTATTATGGAAAGCGGCTCCAAGGGAGACCATCTTTCTAGCTGCTGCTATTCTGTTGCAGGGGCTTGTTCCAGCATTAAGCATTTGGATTAGCAAGTTAGTAGTAGATACAGTAGCAGCAGCTTTGACTCAAGGTGAGAATTTAGGGCAATTATCAATTGGTATTTTAGTAATAGGATGGGTTGGAGCTTTCCTATTAGATTTCCTTCTAAACCCTTGGGTACAAGCAGTTCAGGGTAATATTAATGATAAGCTAACGGCTCATATTAGCTTACGTTTAATGCATAAAGCAGATACTTTTGCAGATTTGAGCCGCTTTGAAGACCCTGAGTTTTATAACGAGCTACAAATTCTCCAAAAGGAAGTTAGCTATCAGCCACTGAATTTACTTCAGAATTTAGCTGGAGGAGGTCAGTCGTTCATTACCTTGGTAGCTATGATAGTTTTACTGGTTCCCTTAGGGTTTTGGATTCCTTTGGTGATTGCGATCGCAGCCATACCTCAGATAGTTGTTTCTTTTCAGTATGAGACGAAAATTTGGTTAACTCTGTTTGAAAATAGTCCACAAGCTCGGCGAATGCAGTATTGCACATCAGTAATGCTTACTGATGCTTATGCTAAAGAAGTGCGGTTGTTTAAGACAGGTTCATTTTTTATTGGTATTTACCTGCAAGCATTTCAATCTTTACACCGATCTATGCGACATCTGCGGCAAAAGCAAGCTCTATGGACGACTGGCTTGGCCCTGATAAGTACGCTAGGAAATGGTTTTGCCTTTTTCTGGGTAGTGCAACAGGCTTTTAGAAGACAAGTTAGTCCAGGAAGTGTACTTCTGTTTGTAGAATCGCTGGCTGCCCTCCAGCGAAATCTTGAAGAATTTGTCAAAGCTAGTTTAGAACTTTATGAAACATTGTTGTATATGCAACAGTTTTTCAACTTCCTAGATACTGAATTATCAATGCCACTGTGTATTCCAGGAAGACCTGTGCCAGATATGATTCACTCTGGCATTACTTTTGATAAAGTTCACTTTCGCTACCCAGACAATCGCTTGGCTTTAATAGATATTTCCTTTACTCTTTACCCTCATCAAACAGTAGCCATAGTTGGGGAAAATGGAGCTGGCAAAAGCACGTTAGTAAAGTTACTCACCAGGCTGTATGACCCTACAGAAGGAGCGATTTTGATTGATGGTGTAGATCTAAGAGAATTAAATCTAGATGACTGGCGACAGCAGATTGCAGTAGTATTTCAAGACTTTGGTCGCTACGCCATTACACTGGGGGAAAATGTTGCTTTGGGAGACCTTAAAGCTTTAGAACATCCAGAGCTTCTTAGACATGCAATTGAAAAAGCTGGTATGCTTGAATTAGTCGAAAAGTTTTCGACTCAAGAAAATACTCCTTTAGGTAAGCAGTTCGGTGGTACAGAGCTTTCGGGTGGGGAGTGGCAAAAATTAGCTCTATCGAGAGCGTTTGTACGGACACAAGCTCAGTTATTGATTCTTGATGAGCCTACTGCGGCGCTTGACCCTCGTAGCGAGTACGAAGTTTATCATCGCTTTGTTGAGTTAGCTAAGGGCAAGACTACTCTCCTGATCACTCATCGGCTAGCGTCGGTACGTATGGCTGACCGCATCTTAGTTCTCAAGGCTGGTCGTTTAATCGAACAGGGCACTCACCAAGAACTTTTACAGCGCGAAGGCGAGTATGCCACGCTTTGGAATATGCAGGCAAAAAATTACAACTTTTAA
- a CDS encoding efflux RND transporter periplasmic adaptor subunit, producing MLATEQQGKSKNRFKPGTRWLAWSGILTFLSFSGWLFYISNYDKSTDAPVMPIITVNRGNVEITINESGIVEMGNQQSLKSPGEVAVERVLVKVGDRVMSGQQLLILRNPQEQTSLTEQDLLIHQQELTLLRNQQKVGEAKEKLTAAYKEAEERNKQQQLQIEKQRLSIARSRQKIIEAKERLATDQKKVENSKFLAAKGVISRNALQQELTALNQAEANLRDAELEASTQITELQRLSLEQQRSLEQQNNILTARSELREAQSAVNTSNQEIQRLQVERQRIKKRQQNNIVNAPITGKILDLKVKNGDGIKFGDVLLTLGDTTKEEVKLQLGTLEAAKVRVNQLARIKVIGPNAKTFLGKVQSVYPQAIIASEVSAASQSAGQSPQARVPVTVQLNKPTNTLIPGSQVSVELVVQQRQNVVTLKLEAIQRSEAQPYVWIQDNQGKAHKQTVTLGVEGATTVEVTSGLKAGDKVILPAPEIELEPGMPIIEGSSNDQSNSPASPNTE from the coding sequence ATGTTAGCTACAGAGCAGCAAGGTAAAAGTAAAAATAGATTCAAACCTGGAACTCGATGGTTAGCCTGGTCGGGTATTTTAACTTTTCTCAGCTTTAGTGGTTGGTTATTTTACATATCAAATTATGATAAATCTACTGATGCACCTGTAATGCCTATTATTACTGTTAATAGGGGCAATGTTGAAATTACAATTAATGAAAGTGGCATCGTAGAGATGGGGAATCAACAAAGCCTAAAATCTCCAGGAGAAGTTGCAGTAGAGCGTGTACTGGTAAAAGTTGGCGATCGCGTTATGTCTGGTCAGCAGTTGCTGATTCTTCGCAATCCACAGGAACAAACTAGCCTGACTGAGCAGGATTTACTAATTCATCAACAAGAACTTACCCTATTACGCAATCAGCAGAAAGTTGGCGAAGCAAAAGAAAAGCTGACTGCTGCTTACAAGGAAGCTGAAGAGCGGAATAAACAACAACAATTGCAGATTGAAAAACAGAGACTTAGCATAGCACGTAGCCGCCAAAAAATTATTGAAGCAAAAGAAAGGCTTGCTACCGACCAAAAGAAAGTTGAAAATTCTAAATTTTTAGCAGCAAAAGGTGTTATTTCTCGCAATGCTCTCCAACAAGAGTTAACAGCACTTAATCAGGCTGAGGCTAATTTGAGAGATGCAGAGTTGGAAGCCAGCACTCAAATAACTGAACTTCAGCGCCTAAGTCTAGAGCAACAACGCTCTTTAGAACAGCAAAATAACATTTTAACAGCTAGGTCAGAATTGCGAGAAGCTCAGTCAGCAGTTAATACTTCAAACCAAGAAATTCAACGCTTGCAAGTAGAGCGACAAAGGATCAAAAAGCGACAACAAAATAATATTGTGAATGCACCTATCACAGGAAAAATTCTTGACTTAAAAGTGAAAAATGGCGATGGCATCAAGTTTGGTGATGTTTTACTTACACTAGGCGATACCACAAAAGAAGAGGTGAAACTTCAGCTTGGGACACTTGAAGCTGCTAAAGTTCGAGTTAACCAACTGGCTCGCATCAAAGTTATTGGCCCCAATGCAAAAACATTCCTTGGAAAAGTGCAGAGTGTCTATCCTCAAGCGATTATTGCTTCTGAAGTATCAGCAGCTAGCCAATCAGCTGGGCAATCACCTCAAGCTAGAGTACCAGTAACTGTGCAGCTAAATAAACCAACTAACACTTTAATTCCCGGTAGTCAAGTCAGTGTGGAACTCGTTGTACAGCAACGTCAGAATGTAGTGACTTTAAAGTTAGAAGCAATTCAACGTTCTGAAGCCCAACCCTACGTTTGGATACAGGATAATCAAGGTAAAGCTCACAAACAGACTGTGACTTTAGGCGTAGAGGGGGCAACTACTGTAGAGGTAACATCTGGCTTAAAAGCAGGTGATAAAGTTATACTGCCTGCGCCAGAAATTGAACTGGAACCAGGAATGCCAATAATAGAAGGTTCATCAAATGACCAGTCCAACAGTCCTGCTTCACCCAACACCGAGTAA